The Odocoileus virginianus isolate 20LAN1187 ecotype Illinois chromosome 12, Ovbor_1.2, whole genome shotgun sequence genome has a segment encoding these proteins:
- the GIT2 gene encoding ARF GTPase-activating protein GIT2 isoform X8 has product MSKRVRSSEVCADCSGPDPSWASVNRGTFICDECCSVHRSLGRHISQVRHLKHTPWPPTLLQMVETLYNNGANSIWEHSLLDPTSIMSGRRKANPQDKVHPNKAEFIRAKYQMLAFVHRLPCRDDDSVTAKDLSKQLHSSVRTGNLETCLRLLSLGAQANFFHPEKGNTPLHVASKAGQILQAELLAVYGADPGTQDSSGKTPVDYARQGGHHELAERLVEIQYELTDRLAFYLCGRKPDHKNGQHFIIPQMADSSLDMSELAKAAKKKLQSLSNHLFEELAMDVYDEVDRRETDAVWLATQNHSTLVTETTVVPFLPVNPEYSSTRNQGRQKLARFNAHEFATLVIDILSDAKRRQQGSPLSSSKDNVELILKTISNQHSVESQDNDQPDYDSVASDEDTDPEATASKAHRQKSLDSDLSDGPVTVQEFLEVKNALVASEAKIQQLMKVNNNLSDELRIMQKKLLGKDAN; this is encoded by the exons ATCCTTCCTGGGCATCCGTAAATAGGGGAACTTTTATATGCGACGAGTGTTGCAGTGTCCATCGGAGTCTGGGGCGCCATATCTCTCAAGTGAGGCATCTTAAACACACACCATGGCCTCCAACATTGCTTCAG ATGGTTGAAACCTTGTATAATAATGGTGCTAATTCTATATGGGAGCATTCGTTACTGGACCCCACCTCTATTATGAGTGGAAGACGCAAAGCTAATCCACAGGATAAAGTACA TCCTAATAAAGCAGAATTCATCAGAGCCAAGTATCAGATGTTAGCATTTGTCCACCGCTTGCCCTGCCGGGATGATGACAGTGTGACTGCCAAAGATCTCAGTAAG cAACTCCATTCAAGCGTGAGAACAGGGAATCTTGAAACCTGTTTGAGGCTGTTATCTTTAGGAGCacaagccaacttttttcacccT GAGAAAGGAAACACCCCCCTCCACGTGGCCTCCAAAGCAGGGCAGATTCTACAGGCAGAATTGCTGGCAGTATACGGAGCAGACCCGGGCACCCAGGACTCCAGTGGGAAAACTCCTGTCGACTATGCCAG GCAAGGAGGGCACCATGAGCTGGCAGAGCGCCTTGTAGAAATACAGTACGAGCTGACTGACCGACTAGCCTTCTATCTCTGTGGCAGGAAACCAG ATCACAAAAATGGACAGCACTTTATAATACCTCAAATGGCAGACAG CAGCCTGGATATGTCTGAATTGGCAAAAGCTGCTAAGAAGAAACTTCAGTCT CTAAGTAATCATTTGTTTGAAGAACTTGCCATGGATGTGTACGATGAAGTTGACAGGCGAGAGACTGATGCAG TCTGGCTTGCCACGCAGAACCACAGCACCCTGGTGACTGAGACAACCGTCGTCCCCTTCCTTCCGGTCAATCCCGAGTACTCATCGACACGGAACCAG GGCAGACAGAAACTAGCTCGGTTTAACGCCCATGAGTTTGCCACTCTGGTTATCGACATTCTCAGTGACGCCAAGAGGAGACAGCAAGGCAGCCCTCTCTCTAGTTCAAAAG ACAATGTGGAACTGATACTGAAAACAATTAGTAACCAGCACAGTGTTGAGAGTCAGGACAATGACCAGCCAGACTATGACAGTGTGGCGTCAGACGAAGACACGGATCCGGAAGCTACTGCAAGCAAGGCCCACAGGCAAAAG AGCCTAGATTCAGATTTATCAGATGGACCAGTCACTGTGCAGGAATTTTTGGAGGTCAAAAACGCTCTAGTGGCTTCTGAGGCCAAGATACAACAGCTAATGAAGGTGAATAACAACTTGAGTGACGAGCTGAGAATTATGCAGAAAAAG TTGCTTGGAAAAGATGCTAATTAA
- the GIT2 gene encoding ARF GTPase-activating protein GIT2 isoform X9 — protein sequence MSKRVRSSEVCADCSGPDPSWASVNRGTFICDECCSVHRSLGRHISQVRHLKHTPWPPTLLQMVETLYNNGANSIWEHSLLDPTSIMSGRRKANPQDKVHPNKAEFIRAKYQMLAFVHRLPCRDDDSVTAKDLSKQLHSSVRTGNLETCLRLLSLGAQANFFHPEKGNTPLHVASKAGQILQAELLAVYGADPGTQDSSGKTPVDYARQGGHHELAERLVEIQYELTDRLAFYLCGRKPDHKNGQHFIIPQMADSSLDMSELAKAAKKKLQSLSNHLFEELAMDVYDEVDRRETDAVWLATQNHSTLVTETTVVPFLPVNPEYSSTRNQGRQKLARFNAHEFATLVIDILSDAKRRQQGSPLSSSKDNVELILKTISNQHSVESQDNDQPDYDSVASDEDTDPEATASKAHRQKLLGKDAN from the exons ATCCTTCCTGGGCATCCGTAAATAGGGGAACTTTTATATGCGACGAGTGTTGCAGTGTCCATCGGAGTCTGGGGCGCCATATCTCTCAAGTGAGGCATCTTAAACACACACCATGGCCTCCAACATTGCTTCAG ATGGTTGAAACCTTGTATAATAATGGTGCTAATTCTATATGGGAGCATTCGTTACTGGACCCCACCTCTATTATGAGTGGAAGACGCAAAGCTAATCCACAGGATAAAGTACA TCCTAATAAAGCAGAATTCATCAGAGCCAAGTATCAGATGTTAGCATTTGTCCACCGCTTGCCCTGCCGGGATGATGACAGTGTGACTGCCAAAGATCTCAGTAAG cAACTCCATTCAAGCGTGAGAACAGGGAATCTTGAAACCTGTTTGAGGCTGTTATCTTTAGGAGCacaagccaacttttttcacccT GAGAAAGGAAACACCCCCCTCCACGTGGCCTCCAAAGCAGGGCAGATTCTACAGGCAGAATTGCTGGCAGTATACGGAGCAGACCCGGGCACCCAGGACTCCAGTGGGAAAACTCCTGTCGACTATGCCAG GCAAGGAGGGCACCATGAGCTGGCAGAGCGCCTTGTAGAAATACAGTACGAGCTGACTGACCGACTAGCCTTCTATCTCTGTGGCAGGAAACCAG ATCACAAAAATGGACAGCACTTTATAATACCTCAAATGGCAGACAG CAGCCTGGATATGTCTGAATTGGCAAAAGCTGCTAAGAAGAAACTTCAGTCT CTAAGTAATCATTTGTTTGAAGAACTTGCCATGGATGTGTACGATGAAGTTGACAGGCGAGAGACTGATGCAG TCTGGCTTGCCACGCAGAACCACAGCACCCTGGTGACTGAGACAACCGTCGTCCCCTTCCTTCCGGTCAATCCCGAGTACTCATCGACACGGAACCAG GGCAGACAGAAACTAGCTCGGTTTAACGCCCATGAGTTTGCCACTCTGGTTATCGACATTCTCAGTGACGCCAAGAGGAGACAGCAAGGCAGCCCTCTCTCTAGTTCAAAAG ACAATGTGGAACTGATACTGAAAACAATTAGTAACCAGCACAGTGTTGAGAGTCAGGACAATGACCAGCCAGACTATGACAGTGTGGCGTCAGACGAAGACACGGATCCGGAAGCTACTGCAAGCAAGGCCCACAGGCAAAAG TTGCTTGGAAAAGATGCTAATTAA
- the GIT2 gene encoding ARF GTPase-activating protein GIT2 isoform X5: MSKRVRSSEVCADCSGPDPSWASVNRGTFICDECCSVHRSLGRHISQVRHLKHTPWPPTLLQMVETLYNNGANSIWEHSLLDPTSIMSGRRKANPQDKVHPNKAEFIRAKYQMLAFVHRLPCRDDDSVTAKDLSKQLHSSVRTGNLETCLRLLSLGAQANFFHPEKGNTPLHVASKAGQILQAELLAVYGADPGTQDSSGKTPVDYARQGGHHELAERLVEIQYELTDRLAFYLCGRKPDHKNGQHFIIPQMADSSLDMSELAKAAKKKLQSLSNHLFEELAMDVYDEVDRRETDAVWLATQNHSTLVTETTVVPFLPVNPEYSSTRNQGRQKLARFNAHEFATLVIDILSDAKRRQQGSPLSSSKDNVELILKTISNQHSVESQDNDQPDYDSVASDEDTDPEATASKAHRQKLQTLQSENSNLRKQATTNIYQVQTGSEYTDTSNHSSLKRRPSARGSRPMSMYETGSGQKPYLPMGEVNHPEESRTRLQPFPAHIGRSAFVTSSSSLPSFPSTLSWSRDESTRRASRLEKQNSTPESDYDNTPNDRDLEDMGSSRKGRQRNSVWQGDSSGPDIAEPHTASSPILPSTEDVIRKTEQITKNIQELLRAAQENKHDSYIPCSERIHIAVTEMAALFPKKPKSDMVRTSLRLLTSSAYRLQSECKKTLPGDPGPPTDIQLVTQQVIQCAYDIAKAAKQLVTITTKENNN; encoded by the exons ATCCTTCCTGGGCATCCGTAAATAGGGGAACTTTTATATGCGACGAGTGTTGCAGTGTCCATCGGAGTCTGGGGCGCCATATCTCTCAAGTGAGGCATCTTAAACACACACCATGGCCTCCAACATTGCTTCAG ATGGTTGAAACCTTGTATAATAATGGTGCTAATTCTATATGGGAGCATTCGTTACTGGACCCCACCTCTATTATGAGTGGAAGACGCAAAGCTAATCCACAGGATAAAGTACA TCCTAATAAAGCAGAATTCATCAGAGCCAAGTATCAGATGTTAGCATTTGTCCACCGCTTGCCCTGCCGGGATGATGACAGTGTGACTGCCAAAGATCTCAGTAAG cAACTCCATTCAAGCGTGAGAACAGGGAATCTTGAAACCTGTTTGAGGCTGTTATCTTTAGGAGCacaagccaacttttttcacccT GAGAAAGGAAACACCCCCCTCCACGTGGCCTCCAAAGCAGGGCAGATTCTACAGGCAGAATTGCTGGCAGTATACGGAGCAGACCCGGGCACCCAGGACTCCAGTGGGAAAACTCCTGTCGACTATGCCAG GCAAGGAGGGCACCATGAGCTGGCAGAGCGCCTTGTAGAAATACAGTACGAGCTGACTGACCGACTAGCCTTCTATCTCTGTGGCAGGAAACCAG ATCACAAAAATGGACAGCACTTTATAATACCTCAAATGGCAGACAG CAGCCTGGATATGTCTGAATTGGCAAAAGCTGCTAAGAAGAAACTTCAGTCT CTAAGTAATCATTTGTTTGAAGAACTTGCCATGGATGTGTACGATGAAGTTGACAGGCGAGAGACTGATGCAG TCTGGCTTGCCACGCAGAACCACAGCACCCTGGTGACTGAGACAACCGTCGTCCCCTTCCTTCCGGTCAATCCCGAGTACTCATCGACACGGAACCAG GGCAGACAGAAACTAGCTCGGTTTAACGCCCATGAGTTTGCCACTCTGGTTATCGACATTCTCAGTGACGCCAAGAGGAGACAGCAAGGCAGCCCTCTCTCTAGTTCAAAAG ACAATGTGGAACTGATACTGAAAACAATTAGTAACCAGCACAGTGTTGAGAGTCAGGACAATGACCAGCCAGACTATGACAGTGTGGCGTCAGACGAAGACACGGATCCGGAAGCTACTGCAAGCAAGGCCCACAGGCAAAAG CTTCAAACACTCCAGAGTGAAAATTCGAACCTCAGGAAACAGGCCACAACCAATATATATCAGGTGCAAACTGGTTCTGAGTACACAGACACTTCCAACCACTCTTCCTTAAAGCGACGTCCGTCTGCCCGTGGCAGTAGGCCCATGTCCATGTACGAGACGGGATCAGGTCAGAAACCCTATCTCCCAATGGGAGAAGTGAACCATCCCGAAGAGAGCAGGACGAGACTCCAGCCTTTCCCGGCGCAC ATTGGGAGGAGTGCATTTGTGACCTCCTCTTCGtctctgccttccttcccctccacACTGTCCTGGTCGAGGGACGAGAGCACCCGAAGG GCATCCCGGCTGGAGAAGCAGAATAGCACACCTGAGAGTGACTATGACAACACTCCCAATGACAGGGACCTGGAGGACATGGG GTCAAGCAGGAAAGGGAGGCAGAGGAACTCAGTGTGGCAGGGTGACAGCTCAGGCCCAGACATAGCAGAGCCCCACACGGCCTCCAGCCCCATCCTCCCCAGCACCGAAGACGTCATCCGGAAGACGGAGCAGATCACCAAAAACATACAGGAGCTCTTAagggcagcccaagaaaataaacatgacaG TTATATTCCCTGCTCAGAGAGGATACACATAGCTGTTACAGAAATGGCGGCATTATTCCCCAAA AAACCCAAGTCTGACATGGTGAGGACCTCCCTCCGCTTACTGACATCCAGTGCCTACCGACTGCAGTCAGAATGCAAGAAAACCCTCCCAGGGGACCCAGGCCCACCCACGGACATCCAGCTGGTCACGCAGCAGGTCATCCAGTGTGCCTACGACATCGCCAAGGCCGCCAAGCAGCTGGTCACCATCACTACCAAAGAGAACAACAACTGA
- the GIT2 gene encoding ARF GTPase-activating protein GIT2 isoform X6, with the protein MSKRVRSSEVCADCSGPDPSWASVNRGTFICDECCSVHRSLGRHISQVRHLKHTPWPPTLLQMVETLYNNGANSIWEHSLLDPTSIMSGRRKANPQDKVHPNKAEFIRAKYQMLAFVHRLPCRDDDSVTAKDLSKQLHSSVRTGNLETCLRLLSLGAQANFFHPEKGNTPLHVASKAGQILQAELLAVYGADPGTQDSSGKTPVDYARQGGHHELAERLVEIQYELTDRLAFYLCGRKPDHKNGQHFIIPQMADSLDMSELAKAAKKKLQSLSNHLFEELAMDVYDEVDRRETDAVWLATQNHSTLVTETTVVPFLPVNPEYSSTRNQGRQKLARFNAHEFATLVIDILSDAKRRQQGSPLSSSKDNVELILKTISNQHSVESQDNDQPDYDSVASDEDTDPEATASKAHRQKLQTLQSENSNLRKQATTNIYQVQTGSEYTDTSNHSSLKRRPSARGSRPMSMYETGSGQKPYLPMGEVNHPEESRTRLQPFPAHIGRSAFVTSSSSLPSFPSTLSWSRDESTRRASRLEKQNSTPESDYDNTPNDRDLEDMGSSRKGRQRNSVWQGDSSGPDIAEPHTASSPILPSTEDVIRKTEQITKNIQELLRAAQENKHDSYIPCSERIHIAVTEMAALFPKKPKSDMVRTSLRLLTSSAYRLQSECKKTLPGDPGPPTDIQLVTQQVIQCAYDIAKAAKQLVTITTKENNN; encoded by the exons ATCCTTCCTGGGCATCCGTAAATAGGGGAACTTTTATATGCGACGAGTGTTGCAGTGTCCATCGGAGTCTGGGGCGCCATATCTCTCAAGTGAGGCATCTTAAACACACACCATGGCCTCCAACATTGCTTCAG ATGGTTGAAACCTTGTATAATAATGGTGCTAATTCTATATGGGAGCATTCGTTACTGGACCCCACCTCTATTATGAGTGGAAGACGCAAAGCTAATCCACAGGATAAAGTACA TCCTAATAAAGCAGAATTCATCAGAGCCAAGTATCAGATGTTAGCATTTGTCCACCGCTTGCCCTGCCGGGATGATGACAGTGTGACTGCCAAAGATCTCAGTAAG cAACTCCATTCAAGCGTGAGAACAGGGAATCTTGAAACCTGTTTGAGGCTGTTATCTTTAGGAGCacaagccaacttttttcacccT GAGAAAGGAAACACCCCCCTCCACGTGGCCTCCAAAGCAGGGCAGATTCTACAGGCAGAATTGCTGGCAGTATACGGAGCAGACCCGGGCACCCAGGACTCCAGTGGGAAAACTCCTGTCGACTATGCCAG GCAAGGAGGGCACCATGAGCTGGCAGAGCGCCTTGTAGAAATACAGTACGAGCTGACTGACCGACTAGCCTTCTATCTCTGTGGCAGGAAACCAG ATCACAAAAATGGACAGCACTTTATAATACCTCAAATGGCAGACAG CCTGGATATGTCTGAATTGGCAAAAGCTGCTAAGAAGAAACTTCAGTCT CTAAGTAATCATTTGTTTGAAGAACTTGCCATGGATGTGTACGATGAAGTTGACAGGCGAGAGACTGATGCAG TCTGGCTTGCCACGCAGAACCACAGCACCCTGGTGACTGAGACAACCGTCGTCCCCTTCCTTCCGGTCAATCCCGAGTACTCATCGACACGGAACCAG GGCAGACAGAAACTAGCTCGGTTTAACGCCCATGAGTTTGCCACTCTGGTTATCGACATTCTCAGTGACGCCAAGAGGAGACAGCAAGGCAGCCCTCTCTCTAGTTCAAAAG ACAATGTGGAACTGATACTGAAAACAATTAGTAACCAGCACAGTGTTGAGAGTCAGGACAATGACCAGCCAGACTATGACAGTGTGGCGTCAGACGAAGACACGGATCCGGAAGCTACTGCAAGCAAGGCCCACAGGCAAAAG CTTCAAACACTCCAGAGTGAAAATTCGAACCTCAGGAAACAGGCCACAACCAATATATATCAGGTGCAAACTGGTTCTGAGTACACAGACACTTCCAACCACTCTTCCTTAAAGCGACGTCCGTCTGCCCGTGGCAGTAGGCCCATGTCCATGTACGAGACGGGATCAGGTCAGAAACCCTATCTCCCAATGGGAGAAGTGAACCATCCCGAAGAGAGCAGGACGAGACTCCAGCCTTTCCCGGCGCAC ATTGGGAGGAGTGCATTTGTGACCTCCTCTTCGtctctgccttccttcccctccacACTGTCCTGGTCGAGGGACGAGAGCACCCGAAGG GCATCCCGGCTGGAGAAGCAGAATAGCACACCTGAGAGTGACTATGACAACACTCCCAATGACAGGGACCTGGAGGACATGGG GTCAAGCAGGAAAGGGAGGCAGAGGAACTCAGTGTGGCAGGGTGACAGCTCAGGCCCAGACATAGCAGAGCCCCACACGGCCTCCAGCCCCATCCTCCCCAGCACCGAAGACGTCATCCGGAAGACGGAGCAGATCACCAAAAACATACAGGAGCTCTTAagggcagcccaagaaaataaacatgacaG TTATATTCCCTGCTCAGAGAGGATACACATAGCTGTTACAGAAATGGCGGCATTATTCCCCAAA AAACCCAAGTCTGACATGGTGAGGACCTCCCTCCGCTTACTGACATCCAGTGCCTACCGACTGCAGTCAGAATGCAAGAAAACCCTCCCAGGGGACCCAGGCCCACCCACGGACATCCAGCTGGTCACGCAGCAGGTCATCCAGTGTGCCTACGACATCGCCAAGGCCGCCAAGCAGCTGGTCACCATCACTACCAAAGAGAACAACAACTGA